The sequence below is a genomic window from Myotis daubentonii chromosome 14, mMyoDau2.1, whole genome shotgun sequence.
GTGACCTGGACTCTGCTGTACAGGCTGAGGCAATTCGGTTCCTGCCACATGAACCCGAAGTGGTCTTCATCGAACAGGAGGAAGGCGCCAGGGATGCGCTGGGGGTAGGCGGAGCCAGAGCGAGCAGCAATGCCCACGCcgtagaaacacatcctgcaggctcgggggtagttctggtccctGGAGCTCACACCCGCAGGCAGGACAAActggacaggctgctcctccaaagctgcagccccggactccccgacaCTGGGCTGCGCAGGGCTCAGCCGGCCATGGCCCTCGCCGTCCTCAGTGCTGTCttctcgctgctgctgctgctgctcctggatCACCTGCTCGTGAACCTCCTGGACCAGGCGGGAGTACTTGCTGAGCTTGTTGAAGATGTCATCGGGCAGCTGGATGCGGCGACTGAGGTGGATCTCTATCATCTGCTGCCCAGCAGGGACGTGGTGGTCACCCGTGATCTTCGTGGCCCTGGCATGcttcccatggaagctgagcatgacaACCTCTAGGCTGTTGTGGGCATGGTGGGTGCCTttgaagaggcctggcctgatgaggtcctCCGCGTGGCTGGGGGAGAGGTAGATGCGGCGGTAGTTCCGGCAGTCGTCATACTGATGGTCGATGAGCTTCATCAGGACGAACCGCAGCCTGTCCTCCTGGAAAATGTgctcgagcgtctgcccccattCTTCCCGCAGCCACGCGCGGAAATCCTCTCGGCTCCCACCAGGCATCCTGTGGTGGTGCGTCAGGTTGCACTGGGTGGAGAGCCCGTCCTTCCGAATCTGCACGTGGCAGCTGTGGGGCCCTCGGCAGCCGTACGTGCACTGCACTGTGGGCGATTTCCCCTCTGCCAGGCGAATTCTAAACGCGGGCTTGAACTGCAAGGAGTCATCCACGCGGGGGTCATGGAGAGGCAGGTACGTGCGACCCACAATGCATGGGCCCTCCACCACTACATACAGCAGTCCTCCATAGGGCCAGTTATCTggctgccacaatcccaaaatgtGCCTGCATGGGTGGAGCAAGTTGGCATAGAGTTCTCGACAAGACACAGCCATCGTCCCCGGGCTCCTCAAATTTTCAACGGCGCCGTACTCCTCCTggcagcgccgtctccagatgctgtcggtgTGCAGGATGCTGCGGAAtctggtgcaggcctgggccaggctgggcaggtcagtgccggggagcgaggcgaagatctccaccagcagCTCGGGAGGCAGGTGCTGCAGCGAGCAGCGTGGGGTCGGCCGGGGTGGCATGGGGCTCCTGATCCCTCCACTCCCCACAGAGGACCGAGCCGCCATGTCCGCCTCCACGTGCTTCCCTTCAGGGGCTGGGGCCGGCTTGCTGTCGGCCGCCGCCATTGCAGCTGGTCCCAGGCGCTGCTGGAGACACTGGCATCCTCGTGAAGGGCCCGGGCCGCAGAGGCAAGCGCACTCCTCCTCCATGCCTAGCACAGTAAGCAGCACGGACCTCTGCAGCCTGGCTTTAAGCTGGCACCTTCCCGCCCAAGAGCCCAGCCACGCCCCGGCTCAGGGcctagccacgccccctcagagagAAGCCGATTATAGGACTTGAGCAGCACTGGAGACACCCATACCCATTAATATTCGCCTCCTACTGGAAGCCGGTGTATCCTTGCTGCATGACACAGTCGCTggagggaagaaacatctgcacagcatatgtttcaagggacctggcgtatatggcatactgttcttagtatgtttgctccccttcttggcgctatgtgttttaaccaaggtcacctctcagagaaaggttgtttccccaggtagggatttttccatGAAGTTAGGgtgggaataaaaccccttaactaaatgccaggtgggtagttaatcagtTTAACTACGAAccatcatgcttaagctacataatctttactccctggaatggagataagaaacgccctaacctttggaatagaaattgacaggattaaaatcaactggtataaatacagatgtaacaagacaataaaagacagaacttgctggagatcctggctaggctgctgatcaactgaacgctgtctccgtgtcattccttcttcaccgacttcgtccacacctttgggaaccccaggacctgctggggctggactccaacagcctccctttcccagggctccctccctgtcctcccaccctagccctagccccgggcagtcactaatctgctttctgtatggatatgcctccagggatatgccaATGGGGACATTGAACATAAATGCAGTTATAAtatcctgtcatttgtgactggtttctttcacttaacataacatttaaagttttatgtatgttttatcaTGTCctggtattttgtttgtttatatcgGCGAATAATAGTTTAGTGTATgggtataccacattttgtttacccattcatcagttgaaaaatatttgggttgtttcccaGTTTGAGGCTCTTatgaataacactgctatgaacctTATGTACAACATTTTGTGTGatcatgtttccatttctcttgggtatgtacctagaagtggaacttttgggtcatatggtaactctatgatTTAACATGTTGAGGAACTGACAAAACATTTTCCAGCCCtccttggtttggctcagtggatagagcctcagcctgaggactcacTTTCTTAGCTCTTTCAATAGTGCTTGAAAAGACAggaggggaaaccaagatggtggcataggttaatgccagagattgctgccttgaacaaccaatcaaaaatacaactaaaagacggaacagacatcatccagaaccacaggaaggctggctgagtggaaattatacaactaggaggaaagagaatatcatacctaGACTCAGAGGAGGCCAGTGCTGaagttgttgtgcccagatttcaagattcccaagaacccacagggagccagtgagttcaatgcaaaagcaaagagtcatttatttcaaacctaggtttggctcccctgccccccccccttactggcacagcagcaggtggcagagagagagaaaactctgtgtggagagaggttttatagggggttgggataaggggaggagaaaggactgtgggccctgccgattggccaggcgcgagtccgtgtctcattacacaggatgtggtcatagtgatggagtgcacttcccttgactatcattggccagtccagagaaatcctgggcgtggccagcagcagcttggcttcctggaagaagccttgctgagcacatggccaaggtaagatggagggcatagcccttaccctggggcaaggtggagggcatagtcctcgccctttcattcaccccttgtcttggaacttccggctcaatcatgagacggactgcatttctattccaccgttgctagaggcccatactgggcacacagaactatcaactgaactatccctataagcttaacaaatggtctggtggaagggaaagaaaccattttagatttaacaacttctattgaaacaggatttttcttttcttttttttatttattgcttaaagtattacaaaaggtattacatatgtgtccatttcccccccccccgccctagacagtcccctagcctcccctatcccccagtgtcttatgtccattggttatgcttatatgcatgcatacaagtcgtttagttgatctcttactcccctacctcctgccccccaaccctccctggccttcccgctgcagtttgacaatctgtttgaggcagctctgcctctgtaactattattgttcaaaagtttataatggtctctattatccatgaatgagtgagatcatgtggtatttttccttcattgactggcttatttcacttagcataatgctctccagttccatccatgacgttgcaaatggtaagagttccttcctttttagagcagcatagtattccatcgtgtagatgtaccacagttttctaatccattcatctactgatgggcacttaggctgtttccagatcttagctatggtgaatt
It includes:
- the LOC132215126 gene encoding F-box only protein 31-like, with translation MEEECACLCGPGPSRGCQCLQQRLGPAAMAAADSKPAPAPEGKHVEADMAARSSVGSGGIRSPMPPRPTPRCSLQHLPPELLVEIFASLPGTDLPSLAQACTRFRSILHTDSIWRRRCQEEYGAVENLRSPGTMAVSCRELYANLLHPCRHILGLWQPDNWPYGGLLYVVVEGPCIVGRTYLPLHDPRVDDSLQFKPAFRIRLAEGKSPTVQCTYGCRGPHSCHVQIRKDGLSTQCNLTHHHRMPGGSREDFRAWLREEWGQTLEHIFQEDRLRFVLMKLIDHQYDDCRNYRRIYLSPSHAEDLIRPGLFKGTHHAHNSLEVVMLSFHGKHARATKITGDHHVPAGQQMIEIHLSRRIQLPDDIFNKLSKYSRLVQEVHEQVIQEQQQQQREDSTEDGEGHGRLSPAQPSVGESGAAALEEQPVQFVLPAGVSSRDQNYPRACRMCFYGVGIAARSGSAYPQRIPGAFLLFDEDHFGFMWQEPNCLSLYSRVQVTFQNAEAPSPQAFQDMLDNIQSPPPDGPFLAQGQQRGEEASEEEQLRALLEV